CCTCAAGTACTCCCTCCCGGGAAATTAACCGGCCACTACATCCTCACGCCCTGAAGATGTGCCTGCCTTTCAGTCGACAGCGTCTTAAGTTGCTGATATTGATATACATATGTTTTCAGGGCCTTGCGCTTGCACGCAAATGTTGAAACAATGGCTGAAACAGTGGGTGAGTTGGCTGACACTGCCGCTCCTTTGCTTGCGATGGCCGGCTTGAACAGTTCTGTCTTGAAACAAGCCTTGGGATTGAATAACGGTTCTTTCAAACCGTCTAATGAACAGGAGTTAAAGAACTTCATGTCCTCCGATGAGGAACTGATCGCCGAAACTCGCGGTGGAAACCGGGCGTCATTCCAGGAGTTGGTTGAGAAATATCAGCGGCGGATGTATTCGGTTGCTTACGGAATTCTGGGAAACAGGGAAGATGCCCTTGATGCGGTACAGGAGGCTTTCATCAAGGCGTATCGCTCGCTGCCGGAATTCAAGGGGCAATCAACCTTCTATACGTGGCTGTACCGGATCACAGTAAATGCTGCTATTGATCTGGCAAGGAAGGCGCAACGACATGAGGAAGTCGAGTTCCGTGAAGAGATCGAGGTGGTCGAGGAGAAAGGCGACTATCCTGTGGCGGCGCAGTCCGAGAACCCTTCCGAGCGCCTGATGCGGAAGGAACTCGGGGAATTGATCGAAAAAGCGATTGCATTATTGCCGGTCGAGCAGCGGACGGCTGTTGTGCTCAGGGAAATCGAGGGGTTGTCCTACAGGGAGATCGCCGGGATCATGAAATGTTCGGAAGGGACCGTGATGTCAAGACTGCACTACGGTCGAAAAAAGTTGCAGGAGTTGCTTGAACCTCACCTGGAGCGGTGATATCTTACTTATGGAGTTGTACAATGAAAATGGCATGTGAAAAGGTCCGAGGATTGCTCGAAAGATTTCATGATAAGGAACTGGACGAGCGAGACTCCAAGAGTGTGGCGGAGCACCTGGAGGGCTGCGCCCTCTGTTCCAGGGACCTGGCAAAACTTGAACATGTCAGTGGAATCGTCAAGACCCATTATGATATGATTTCGGCGTCGCAAAATTTCACCGGCATGTGGGCGCGCATCAATTCAAGCCTGGACGCAGCGGCGCCCGCGCCGGCGCACCGGCGCGTACTCACTGAACTGTTGAGATTCCCCAAGCCCGTATGGGCGACGATTGGAGCGGTCGCGGCCGCCGTGTTGCTTCTGTTCGTCTATTTGCCGGGTACGCAGGAACCCGCAATTGCGGCAAACGATTGCATTATAGATACAGTCGAAGCCGAAGATAGCTCGGTCATGGTATTCGAGACGGATGACACCAAAATGAAGATCATCTGGGTGATGAACCAGGATGATCAAGAACAAGGAGTGACTTCATGAATAGAGTCCCCGCTCGACAAGTCACCGTTTTCCTGCTGGTCTCGCTCCTCTTGTCCTTTTCTGCGGTTTCAGCTCCGGCTCAACAAGCCGGGCCAAAGGCCGATATCATCATATACGTGATCGAAGCTTCCAACGGGGGTGGAGGAGTCGATCCTCAGATTCAGCACCTGGTGAAGGAATTCAAGGGCGCTTTCCGTTATTCGAGCTATCAGCTTGTCAAGAGAATCCCGAGACGACTCGAGGCCGGCGAAAAAGAGATAGTCCCTCTTCCGGGCGGGCGGCAGATGCAATTGCAGATGCAGGGTTATGAAGAGAACCGCATCAAACTGAGGGTCAAGATTCTCGAGAAGAAGGAAAAAGGCTCGCGCGATATATTGAACACCGAGTTCAGGATCATCAAGGGCGGCACCATCATGATTGGCGGATACGACTATCGGGACGGCAAGCTCGTCATGGCCATCTCGGCGAAATGAGATATCCCGCCATAACGCAATCCCTATCTTAAATTCTTCAATATCCTGCTGGGTCTCCCGAGCGCCAACCACGCGTCTCGCGTCGGAAGTCACGCGCTTCGCGTGACCATTCCCGCGGAAACTTGTTCTGAGCTGCTCGAAGGAGGGGGAATCCATCTTATTCCCCCGTTGGCAATCTGGTTAGACATACTCGTCCCGCAATGCTATAATGTGGTTCGATAGAGCTGTCTCCGACCCCGCGCATCCTAAGGATGGAAAACAATTTCTTTGCGAAAAACAAGGGCTTCTCTTGTTCAATCCGCGTGGTCGGTTGATCCGGTTTGACGAGAAGCGGCTTATCATGAGGAACAATTGAAATGGCGCAAGGAGAAAACGGATACAAAAAGTGGCGGGCGGACTACGAGCGCTCGAAGAAGCGGAATTACATTTTCATGACCACCTCCAGCAGAGAAGTAAACCCGCTGTATACCCCGGCCGATCTTCCGGATTTCGAATATGAGCGGGACCTCGGATATCCCGGTGAATTCCCGTTCACGCGCGGGGTGCACCCGACGATGTACCGCGGGCGGCTCTGGACCATGCGTCAGTTCGCGGGAATGGGGAGCGCACGCGACACCAACAAGCGCTATCACTTCCTGCTCGACCACGGCCAGATGGGGCTGTCGGTTGCATTCGATATGCCGACGCTTATGGGGTATGATTCCGATCACACCTTCTCGGAAGGCGAGGTCGGACGCTGCGGCGTCGCCATCGATTCGGTCGAGGACATGAGCGTGCTGTTCGACCGGATTCCGCTCGACCAGATTTCCACTTCGATGACGATCAACGGACCGGCCTCAGTGTTGTTCGCCTTCTATATCGTGGTGGGCGAGCGGCAAGGGGTAACATCCGAAAAACTGAGGGGAACCATCCAGAACGATATCCTGAAAGAGTACATCGCTCAGAAATCCTGGCTTGTGCCACCCCAGCCGTCGATGCGCATCATCACTGATATCATGTCGTTCGCTGCCGAGCATGTGCCGCAGTGGAATACCATCAGCATCAGCGGATACCACATCCGCGAAGCGGGTTCCACAGCCCTGCAGGAACTGGCGTTCACGCTTGCTGACGGGTTCGCCTACGTCGAGGCCGGCATCGAAGTCGGACTTGACGTCGACAGCTTTGCGCCGCGGCTCTCGTTCTTTTTCAACGCGCACAACGACTTCTTCGAAGAGGTCGCGAAATATCGGGCGGCGCGGCGCATCTGGGCGCGCGAGATGAAGGAGAAATACAAGGCGAAAGACCCGCGCTCGTGGCTTCTGCGGTTCCATACCCAGACCGCAGGCTGCAGCCTGACGGCCCAGCAGCCGGAAAACAACATCGTGAGGACCGCATACCAGGCGCTTTCGGCCGTGATGGGCGGAACGCAGTCGCTGCACACGAACTCGATGGACGAAACGTATGCGCTTCCGACTGAAAAAGCGGTCCGGATCGCGATGCGGACGCAACAGCTTATCGCGCATGAATCGGGCGCGGCCAATGTGATCGACCCGCTTGCAGGCTCATA
The DNA window shown above is from Candidatus Abyssobacteria bacterium SURF_5 and carries:
- a CDS encoding sigma-70 family RNA polymerase sigma factor, giving the protein MAETVGELADTAAPLLAMAGLNSSVLKQALGLNNGSFKPSNEQELKNFMSSDEELIAETRGGNRASFQELVEKYQRRMYSVAYGILGNREDALDAVQEAFIKAYRSLPEFKGQSTFYTWLYRITVNAAIDLARKAQRHEEVEFREEIEVVEEKGDYPVAAQSENPSERLMRKELGELIEKAIALLPVEQRTAVVLREIEGLSYREIAGIMKCSEGTVMSRLHYGRKKLQELLEPHLER
- a CDS encoding methylmalonyl-CoA mutase, which encodes MAQGENGYKKWRADYERSKKRNYIFMTTSSREVNPLYTPADLPDFEYERDLGYPGEFPFTRGVHPTMYRGRLWTMRQFAGMGSARDTNKRYHFLLDHGQMGLSVAFDMPTLMGYDSDHTFSEGEVGRCGVAIDSVEDMSVLFDRIPLDQISTSMTINGPASVLFAFYIVVGERQGVTSEKLRGTIQNDILKEYIAQKSWLVPPQPSMRIITDIMSFAAEHVPQWNTISISGYHIREAGSTALQELAFTLADGFAYVEAGIEVGLDVDSFAPRLSFFFNAHNDFFEEVAKYRAARRIWAREMKEKYKAKDPRSWLLRFHTQTAGCSLTAQQPENNIVRTAYQALSAVMGGTQSLHTNSMDETYALPTEKAVRIAMRTQQLIAHESGAANVIDPLAGSYFVEALTNEMERGAYEYFEKIEKFGGVVKAIEAGFFQQEIADAAKCYQREIEAKERIIVGVNDYILENEQTEIPLLKIDPAVEQEQRERVRALREKRDNDKVRRSLEALAEAARSTDNVMPRIIECARSLATKGEICDVLRDVYGRWEEPKIF